One region of Cyanobium sp. M30B3 genomic DNA includes:
- a CDS encoding undecaprenyl/decaprenyl-phosphate alpha-N-acetylglucosaminyl 1-phosphate transferase, producing MTLAYSPNAAALLTFVVATLLTALIVPVVRRCGLRWGFIDTPDARKQHTRPMVRLGGVGIVLGFSVALALTWLLGGFAELEPSKDRLIWTTLAGCLCFFSIGLADDLFALPPLPRLALQLAVSLAVWSEGVRIGSIELPFGGVAAAPALLSLPDWLSVLATVIWLVGITNAINWLDGLDGLAAGVSGIAAVGLLSVSFSLDQPAAGLLAAALAGSCLGFLRHNFNPARIFMGDGGSYFLGFSLAAISIVGPAKGLTSVSLLLPLLILSLPLADMSAVIMGRLSEGRSPFYPDRRHLHHRLLRTGLSHRHTVLLIYAFTQWLAALALVLVNAEMRFLWLALATAVLIWVLVSTRRQLQQADEP from the coding sequence TTGACTCTCGCCTACAGCCCCAACGCTGCAGCTCTGCTCACCTTTGTGGTGGCCACCCTGCTCACCGCCCTCATCGTCCCGGTGGTGCGGCGTTGTGGCCTGCGCTGGGGCTTCATCGACACCCCGGACGCCCGCAAGCAGCACACCCGGCCGATGGTGCGCCTGGGGGGAGTGGGCATTGTGCTGGGCTTCAGCGTGGCCCTGGCCCTCACCTGGCTGCTGGGAGGCTTTGCCGAGCTGGAGCCCAGCAAGGACCGCCTGATCTGGACCACGCTCGCCGGCTGCCTCTGCTTCTTCTCGATCGGCCTGGCCGACGACCTGTTCGCCCTGCCCCCCCTGCCCCGGCTGGCTCTCCAGCTGGCCGTCTCCCTGGCCGTGTGGTCCGAAGGGGTGCGCATCGGCAGCATTGAATTGCCGTTCGGGGGCGTTGCCGCAGCTCCGGCATTGCTCTCCCTCCCGGACTGGTTGAGTGTGCTGGCCACGGTGATCTGGCTGGTGGGCATCACCAACGCCATCAACTGGCTCGATGGCCTCGATGGCCTGGCTGCGGGCGTGAGCGGCATCGCCGCCGTGGGGCTGCTGTCGGTGAGCTTCAGCCTCGACCAGCCCGCGGCGGGCCTGCTGGCGGCGGCCCTGGCCGGCAGCTGTCTGGGTTTCCTGCGCCACAACTTCAATCCCGCCCGCATCTTCATGGGCGATGGCGGCTCCTACTTTCTGGGCTTTTCTCTTGCGGCGATCAGCATCGTGGGCCCGGCCAAGGGCCTCACCAGCGTCAGCCTGCTGCTCCCCCTGCTGATCCTCTCCCTGCCCCTGGCCGACATGTCGGCGGTGATCATGGGCCGCCTCAGCGAGGGGCGATCGCCCTTCTATCCCGACCGTCGTCACCTTCATCACCGCCTGCTGCGCACCGGGCTCAGCCACCGCCATACCGTGTTGCTGATCTATGCCTTCACCCAGTGGCTGGCGGCCCTGGCCCTGGTGTTGGTGAATGCCGAGATGCGCTTTCTCTGGCTGGCCCTGGCCACGGCCGTGCTGATCTGGGTGCTGGTGAGCACCCGGCGTCAGTTGCAGCAGGCCGATGAACCCTGA
- the murJ gene encoding murein biosynthesis integral membrane protein MurJ, which yields MAPSLRRIALIVAAATALSKVAGLVRQQVIAAAFGVGAAYDAYNYAYVLPGFLLILLGGINGPFHSAMVGALARRPREEGAHVLAAINTLVGAALLVVTALLLVGADPLITLVGPGLDPERHAIAVQQLRWMAPMALFAGLIGLGFGALNAADEFWLPSVSPLLSSVAVIGGIGLLWWGLGPAIVLPKWALLGGVVLAASTTVGAVLQWLIQLPALARQGLHRLQLVWDWKHPGVREVLQVMGPATLSSGMLQINVFTDLFFASGIVGAAAGLGYANLLVQTPLGLLSNMLLVPLLPVYARLTAPGDRPELVGRIRQGLMLSNASMLPLGALMVALAGPIVALVYERGAFDAGAAVLVGGLLMAYGVGMPAYLARDVLVRVFYALGDGTTPFRFSVAGIGLNVVFDWLLVGGPSPWGLQLPALNFGAPGLVLATVAVNVITCLGLLLALRQRLGGLPLLAWARDTTLLLGAALLAGLVAWALASLVAWPADLLGRLWQTGISGAAGLLLYTAMAGALRVPEAQQVISQVTAKLPRLGRG from the coding sequence ATGGCCCCATCCCTGCGCCGTATCGCCCTGATCGTGGCCGCGGCCACCGCCCTGAGCAAGGTGGCCGGTCTGGTGCGCCAGCAGGTGATCGCCGCCGCCTTCGGCGTGGGTGCCGCCTATGACGCCTACAACTATGCCTACGTGCTGCCGGGCTTTCTGCTGATCCTGCTCGGCGGGATCAACGGCCCCTTCCACAGCGCCATGGTGGGGGCCCTGGCCCGTCGCCCCCGGGAGGAGGGCGCCCACGTGCTGGCGGCGATCAACACCCTGGTGGGCGCCGCCCTGCTGGTGGTCACGGCCCTGCTGCTGGTGGGGGCCGATCCGCTGATCACGCTGGTGGGCCCTGGCCTCGATCCTGAGCGCCATGCGATCGCCGTGCAGCAGCTGCGCTGGATGGCACCGATGGCCCTGTTCGCCGGCCTGATCGGCCTCGGCTTCGGGGCCCTCAATGCCGCCGATGAGTTCTGGCTGCCCTCGGTGAGCCCCCTGCTCTCCAGCGTGGCCGTGATCGGCGGGATCGGGCTGCTGTGGTGGGGGCTGGGGCCCGCGATCGTCTTGCCCAAGTGGGCCTTGTTGGGCGGCGTCGTACTGGCCGCCAGCACCACGGTGGGCGCGGTGCTGCAGTGGCTGATCCAGCTGCCCGCCCTGGCGCGGCAAGGCCTGCACCGCCTGCAGCTGGTGTGGGACTGGAAGCATCCCGGTGTGCGCGAGGTGCTCCAGGTGATGGGGCCGGCCACCCTCTCCTCGGGGATGCTGCAGATCAACGTGTTCACCGACCTGTTCTTCGCCTCCGGGATCGTGGGGGCTGCGGCCGGTCTGGGCTACGCCAACCTGCTGGTGCAGACCCCCCTCGGGCTGCTCTCCAACATGCTGCTGGTGCCGCTGCTGCCGGTGTATGCCCGGCTCACGGCACCTGGCGATCGGCCTGAGCTGGTGGGGCGGATCCGCCAGGGCCTGATGCTCTCCAACGCCTCGATGCTGCCGCTGGGGGCGCTGATGGTGGCGCTGGCTGGGCCGATCGTGGCCTTGGTGTACGAGCGCGGCGCCTTTGATGCCGGCGCGGCTGTGCTGGTGGGGGGGCTGCTGATGGCCTACGGGGTGGGGATGCCGGCCTACCTGGCCAGGGACGTGCTGGTGCGGGTGTTCTATGCCCTCGGCGATGGCACCACCCCGTTTCGCTTCTCGGTGGCCGGCATCGGCCTGAATGTGGTCTTCGACTGGCTGCTGGTGGGAGGCCCCAGCCCCTGGGGCCTGCAGCTGCCGGCCCTGAATTTCGGCGCCCCCGGGCTGGTGCTTGCCACCGTGGCCGTGAACGTGATCACCTGCCTGGGCCTGCTGCTGGCCCTGCGCCAGCGCCTCGGCGGCCTGCCGCTGCTGGCCTGGGCGCGCGACACCACGCTGCTGCTGGGCGCGGCCCTGCTGGCGGGCCTGGTGGCCTGGGCTCTGGCCTCCCTGGTGGCCTGGCCGGCTGATCTGTTGGGGCGGCTCTGGCAGACGGGCATCAGCGGCGCTGCCGGGCTGCTGCTCTACACCGCCATGGCCGGAGCCTTGCGGGTGCCGGAGGCCCAGCAGGTGATCAGCCAGGTCACCGCCAAACTGCCGCGCCTGGGCAGGGGCTGA
- a CDS encoding serine hydroxymethyltransferase gives MAAADPAIAALIGKELERQQTHLELIASENFASRAVMEAQGSVLTNKYAEGLPSKRYYGGCEHVDAIEELAIERAKQLFGAAWANVQPHSGAQANFAVFLALLQPGDTILGMDLSHGGHLTHGSPVNVSGKWFKAVHYGVDPDTQQLNFDTIRQLALEHKPKLIVCGYSAYPRTIDFAAFRAIADEVGAYLLADMAHIAGLVAAGVHPNPVPVCDVVTTTTHKTLRGPRGGLILCRDAAFARQFDKAVFPGSQGGPLEHVIAAKAVAFGEALQPSFQAYAQQVVANAQALAERIQERGIAVVSGGTDNHIVLLDLRSINITGKVADLLVSDVHITANKNTVPFDPQSPFVTSGLRLGTAACTTRGFDQAAFREVADVIADRLLNPEDTTIEQRCRERVAALCERYPLYAPARELQHA, from the coding sequence CTGGCGGCCGCTGATCCCGCCATCGCGGCCCTGATCGGCAAGGAGCTGGAGCGCCAGCAGACCCACCTGGAGCTGATCGCCTCCGAGAACTTCGCCTCCCGCGCCGTGATGGAGGCCCAGGGCTCGGTGCTCACCAACAAGTACGCCGAGGGCCTGCCGTCGAAGCGCTACTACGGCGGCTGCGAGCACGTGGACGCGATCGAGGAGCTGGCGATCGAGCGGGCCAAACAGCTCTTCGGCGCCGCCTGGGCCAACGTGCAGCCCCACAGCGGTGCCCAGGCCAACTTCGCCGTGTTCCTGGCCCTGCTGCAGCCCGGCGACACGATCCTGGGCATGGACCTCAGCCACGGCGGCCACCTCACCCACGGCTCGCCGGTGAACGTGAGCGGCAAGTGGTTCAAGGCCGTGCACTACGGCGTCGACCCTGACACCCAGCAGCTCAACTTCGACACCATCCGCCAGCTGGCCCTGGAGCACAAGCCCAAGCTGATCGTGTGCGGCTACTCCGCCTATCCCCGCACGATTGATTTTGCGGCTTTCCGCGCCATCGCCGATGAGGTGGGCGCCTACCTGCTGGCCGACATGGCCCACATCGCCGGCCTGGTGGCCGCCGGCGTGCACCCCAACCCGGTGCCCGTGTGCGACGTGGTCACCACCACCACCCACAAGACCCTGCGCGGCCCCCGCGGCGGCCTGATCCTCTGCCGCGACGCCGCGTTCGCCAGGCAGTTCGACAAGGCCGTGTTCCCCGGCAGCCAGGGCGGTCCGCTCGAGCACGTGATCGCGGCCAAGGCCGTGGCCTTCGGCGAAGCCCTGCAGCCCAGCTTCCAGGCCTACGCCCAGCAGGTGGTGGCCAATGCCCAGGCCCTGGCCGAGCGCATCCAGGAGCGCGGCATCGCCGTGGTGAGCGGCGGCACCGATAACCACATCGTGCTGCTCGATCTGCGCAGCATCAACATCACCGGCAAGGTGGCCGATCTGCTGGTGAGCGATGTGCACATCACCGCCAACAAGAACACGGTGCCCTTCGATCCCCAGTCGCCGTTCGTCACCAGCGGCCTGCGCCTGGGCACCGCCGCCTGCACCACCCGCGGCTTCGATCAGGCCGCCTTCCGCGAGGTGGCCGATGTGATCGCCGATCGCCTGCTCAATCCCGAGGACACCACCATTGAGCAGCGCTGCCGTGAGCGGGTGGCTGCCCTGTGCGAGCGCTACCCGTTGTATGCCCCAGCCCGTGAGCTGCAGCACGCCTGA
- a CDS encoding DUF3181 family protein — protein sequence MSLSANDLHDLEVALADRLYVQIAGWHLYLGDAGLAQTLAIECAARLDQGSAVCARQALEAVQVPIGGGATRLPLARLVPAGQLRDLEEVLEPFCR from the coding sequence ATGAGCCTCTCCGCCAACGATCTGCACGACCTGGAAGTGGCCCTGGCCGATCGGCTGTACGTGCAGATCGCCGGCTGGCATCTCTACCTGGGGGATGCGGGCCTGGCCCAGACCCTGGCCATTGAGTGCGCCGCCAGGCTCGACCAGGGCAGCGCGGTGTGTGCCCGCCAGGCCCTGGAGGCCGTGCAGGTGCCGATCGGCGGCGGTGCCACGCGGCTGCCCCTGGCCCGGCTGGTGCCCGCCGGCCAGTTGCGGGATCTGGAAGAGGTGCTGGAGCCGTTTTGCCGATAG
- a CDS encoding cytochrome-c oxidase, which yields MLLIEVTNAREVISQRIGRLGSRLIGKVVDAEAQVEKALIQELETAFREFGIEARIASVEGGKLLGRSHLELPLQVRELRQVRGGD from the coding sequence GTGCTGCTGATTGAAGTCACAAATGCCCGGGAGGTGATCAGCCAGCGGATCGGCCGCCTGGGCAGCCGGCTGATCGGCAAGGTGGTGGACGCCGAGGCCCAGGTGGAGAAGGCCCTGATCCAGGAACTGGAGACGGCCTTCCGGGAATTCGGGATCGAGGCCCGCATCGCCTCCGTGGAGGGAGGAAAACTGCTGGGCCGATCCCACCTGGAACTGCCCCTGCAGGTGCGCGAGCTGCGCCAGGTGCGGGGTGGGGACTAG